Proteins from a genomic interval of Nostoc sp. TCL240-02:
- a CDS encoding MFS transporter, translating into MPNSKIQKDLRHNLTVNVVESAFFGLGAGFASYITIIPLFVSGFTNSALLIGLIPAIPRLGWQLPQLLTADRIARLQYYKPTVMWLTIHQKLPFLGLALVALLELQLNHQTILSLTFAILIWQGLGSGFSAPAWQSMVTKIVPSGKLGIFYGALAAAANLMSIIGALSAGLLLKQIAQPFNFVLCFVCASVAMALSWFFMSRTREPVNNSLSTIETRREFWDSLNMILRCDKNFRYFVIARMLSQIALMPLPFYTLYAVHHQGMGEASIGLITGVLMGTQTIAGLVLGWVGDRWGNKLVLEVGSVVCAFSAFLAGLATNVNCFYLVFLGAGIGMSALQNIAAVMTLEFGNQRQRPAYIGLGNTLVAPATMLAPLLGGWIVDNIDYRTAFLVAAIGGLVTALVLHVGVRDPRYLEQNFSNHSVEVLPEQ; encoded by the coding sequence ATGCCTAACTCTAAAATTCAAAAAGACCTTCGTCATAACTTGACCGTCAATGTTGTTGAAAGTGCATTTTTTGGTTTAGGAGCTGGTTTTGCCTCCTATATCACAATTATCCCTCTATTTGTTAGTGGTTTTACCAATTCTGCATTGCTCATCGGTCTGATCCCAGCTATTCCGCGTTTAGGTTGGCAACTACCTCAGCTATTAACAGCTGATAGAATAGCTCGATTACAGTATTACAAACCAACTGTAATGTGGTTGACAATTCACCAAAAACTTCCTTTTTTAGGATTAGCACTGGTTGCTTTGTTAGAGCTACAACTCAATCACCAAACTATCTTATCTTTGACATTCGCCATCCTCATTTGGCAGGGACTAGGTAGCGGATTTAGCGCTCCTGCTTGGCAAAGTATGGTTACTAAAATTGTTCCATCGGGAAAGCTTGGCATTTTTTACGGTGCTTTAGCTGCGGCTGCTAATCTGATGAGTATCATTGGTGCTTTGAGTGCTGGTTTACTACTCAAGCAAATTGCCCAGCCATTTAACTTTGTTCTCTGTTTTGTGTGTGCCAGTGTTGCGATGGCTCTATCTTGGTTTTTTATGTCTAGGACGCGAGAGCCAGTAAACAACTCATTATCGACCATTGAAACTAGACGTGAATTTTGGGACAGTCTTAATATGATTCTCCGGTGCGATAAGAATTTCCGTTACTTTGTGATCGCACGTATGCTTTCACAAATAGCATTAATGCCACTTCCTTTCTATACACTCTATGCTGTACATCATCAAGGTATGGGAGAAGCATCTATTGGGTTAATTACTGGCGTGCTGATGGGAACGCAAACTATTGCTGGATTGGTTTTGGGTTGGGTAGGCGATCGCTGGGGTAACAAGTTGGTCTTGGAAGTCGGTTCTGTTGTTTGTGCTTTCAGTGCGTTTCTAGCTGGGTTAGCAACAAATGTAAACTGTTTTTACTTGGTATTTTTAGGAGCAGGAATAGGTATGAGCGCTCTACAAAATATTGCTGCGGTAATGACCTTAGAGTTTGGTAATCAGCGTCAACGACCAGCCTATATTGGTCTTGGTAATACCCTTGTTGCCCCTGCCACAATGCTTGCTCCCCTTTTAGGTGGATGGATAGTAGATAACATTGACTATAGAACTGCCTTCTTGGTAGCAGCTATAGGTGGATTAGTTACAGCACTAGTTTTGCACGTAGGAGTGCGCGATCCACGTTATCTGGAACAAAATTTTAGTAACCATTCAGTTGAAGTTTTGCCTGAACAGTAA